In Pygocentrus nattereri isolate fPygNat1 chromosome 3, fPygNat1.pri, whole genome shotgun sequence, the DNA window aacaaacaaacagcaaccAGTGCCACTGCCACGTATCGCAATCAGCCGTTCCACCTGGGTTCCTTCCTTTTGCCCGCATTTCCAATATGattctgaacactgaacactgactCTTGCAACTGCTCCACCACATCAGCTTCCAAATGACACCACAGAACCCCTGTTCTGACCCTGTTTAGCATGCAGCCTTTTTTTGGtggggtgagggaggggggcACAATGCAGTGACTTGTACGAAACACCTGGTGAAGCTTTGAAGCAATATACCACCACTGATAACAGTTACAGTACAAACAAACACCTGTTTCACCAActcagagacacagacagacctTCTGGATAAGACCAAAACGATTCTCATTCTCATATGCCCTGGCAGATTACTGTGAAAAGGACCTTTGAATCCACTAAGGTAGCTCCACAACACTCTAGAGAAATTCAGCAACAGTGTTAATGTCAAAGCTGCGGACACTGAATCAGCTTCACTGttcaaaataagaaaataagcgGTTTAGGATTCAGTTATGATCAGCCAGTGACCTGGGTGCCAATCCTAATGCTTCCACAAGGCTACCCTGATGCAGAAACAAGCAATCACTGTACAGGGAACCAACGTTTTGAATATAAAGCGCCCTCAGTATAACATGATGTGAGCAGGAAGCATGCAGCCAATACATCCTGCTAAGCTGCTCGGCAATAGCAAAACGGCTGACGTGATCTGTAAACATTCAGCCCTAAGCCAGATTGATACAGCCAGCCATCACTCTGAGTAACAAGCTTTGGTCAcccacttttatttatttatttttttttttttagcagaaaCGCTGAATCCCTATAAATATAtcaagttaaataatctcacTACGTTGTGTTATTCAAGCGTCGTGATTAAAACACAGGCAACAGGCATGTTCTCAGTTTTCTGGAATTCAGCAACACGATCAAGTTGCTGAATCAAATGGCTGCTCGGTAGTCGGAAATCAAAAGACACAATTACTAaaagaaactttaaaaaaaaaaaaaaaaaaaaaaaaaggatatatACCAACAAAAGAACACCTAGGTGTAATTCTAATACATGTTGACATCAAAATACATCACCTATGCCCTATACATAACTGTATTTTGATATATGGAAGTGTCTGCCCATGAAACCACTTCAGAGCATGAGTATGGGAGTCCAGAGACCatttctccccttctctctctctctctctctgctgtcggaATGCTTTATTTTCCAAGTCTCTCAGTCCTGCCATGTGGTTCTAGATTTCCGGTCCGGGCCACAGTCCGGATCAGGAGGCGGGCAGGGCCTTGATCAGGTAAAGTTTGTCGCCCTGCTCACTGGTGAAGATGGGCGCCTTTTTGTAGTGTTCCACCAGCTCCTCCATGGAGCCGAACTTGCGCTGTCCGATGCAATACAAGTTGTCCTTCAACTGCACTTTGAAATGCTTGTTTTTGGTCTGGGCCTTCAGCGATATGGAGAAGTCGTTGGGCTAGACAGAGACAAAAGACATGGTGGGTTCAGGACAAACTCAATGTAACTTGGGTAAGTTATACTAGCCTGCCAATTACTTTAACACACTACAGTTAAGTCACTTAAGTTTTATTACGTACAGTTTTACAAACTCATACTAGAAATGTCAGCATTCGGCCGATAACAGCAGAAAACGCTGGTTGAGACATTGAAGGTAATGAACCAGATCTAACCCTGTAATAAGTCTATTCTGACATAGCACTTAGTCACAGTGTGATGTGAAGGTTGTTAGCAGTGTATTTCGTCCTGAgttgggcgatatggcaaaaatatgataCTCTGATACTTCAAGAAATTGTCATAATATActaatgtcacaatatttattttttcagatatttgtttagttttaacTAAACTAAGGTAAACAAGCAAAACTGTGGTTAGTTCTCCTAGATTCTCAAATTTAAAATTAAGTAAGGTGCCTCAATCAAAAAATGAAAGCGTATTTAAAGCTTTAGTAGCTTTTTAAATatgatactttttaaaatgatactTTTAAAAGTATCAGGTCGGTATTAGGTTTCAATATTGTATTGGAATGCCACCATATCGGAATGCCATATCCAACTGATGTTATATGACTTAACTACTTTTTAGAAATCAATATCTGATAGTGTCTTAAATATTCTGCTTTCTTAATTCAAGTTTGGCTGACATTAGCAATTTGTTATTTTCTCTTTGGTTGACTGTTACTAATTGAATTAAATATCCGTTGATGTCACCTCTACAACTTCGGCATAAACAGAGCATGATGGAATAAAATACCCTTAAGAAAGGATCAGATGTTAATCCAAGTTTAATATAGTCCTTAAAATACGCTTTTTTTCAGAATAGATCAGGacatttctatatatttaaGAAACACTAGCACTTATAATCTGATACACATACTAAACCACATCCAGAATTAACATAAACATTACAGCTTCAGCTAACAAACCATGGATCAACCTGAGAACCTGGCTACTGTTTGTCATAACTCATAACTCAAGGTAGTTGAGATGCAGCCACTCACCGAGGACTCACTGTCTCTGATGAGGAAGTCTCCCTCCGTGCCTCTCTGGTTGAGGGCCACCTCCGCCTGGTGGCGGGTCACTTTGCCGTAGTACCACTCCTTGCCGGCAAAGCGTCCACTCATCGAGGGCTCAATGTAATCACAGTCAGGCGTGGGTGGTCCAGCCATGTTGGCAGAATTTTGCGACTCTTGCAGCACGGTCACGTAGTTCTTGGGCACTAGGCCAACCTGCCCGTCAGCTTTACGGCATTTCCACCACTCCGGGTCGTTTTCGGGCTTCTCCAGAACATCCATCACCTCGCCCTTCTCGAAGTTCAGCTCCTCGTCGTTAACCGAGCTGAAGGGATAGAGCGCCTGGACCGTGTGCAGAACCCTGTTCCCATTGGCACTGTGAACCACGGCAGCAAGCTTTTCAGACAAGCCCATGTCTCCGCTGGCCGAGCCATCGGCATCCTCCGTCACGTAGTTGGAGGGGAACCAGCCCGAGTGGCCACTGTAGCTGCCTCTCCACCAGCCGTCGCTGCACTTCTCCATGACGATGACCCTGGTGCCCTTAACGAGGGAGAGCTCATCCTCCCGCTCGGCTGTGTAGTTGAACTTCACCAGCGCAGGGAGGTTTAAGTCATACAGCCGCTCGCCGTTGTCTGCGTAAAATTCCGCCTCTGCACTTGATGCCGTTTCCCTCATCCCTGTTTTCCGCTTCACCTTCCCAATCCCTATagacacaaacatacattactCAACACTCAGCTTTCATATCTAGGGTTTGGATTCATGATTGTCAAACAaagtttgtaatgtaatgtaatttcacCACATTTTGCTGTAATGTTCATGACTGATTCACACAGGGCAGGAAATCCTGGTATACATTTCAGAAATGGAAATGGCGTCTCGATTTACACTCGGCTGTCTCACCTAAAACGTTATGCACGCAATATATTTAGCTGCTCACAAGTAGGAAATATATCCAAATATTTAATCTAATTATTTTCTAATATAATAACTGTTTGCCCTTGCTCAActgttttaaattattgtcATTTGCTTGGGAATTAACAGCCAATAATTAACATCACTGCAAAAGATAAAACTTTTTCCTGTCCTTTTACGTTTAAATGTTCAGAATTGCAAACTCGAGAAAGGGCAATCATCTTGATATGGgcagagagaacaaaagaacaAGTGCCTCTATACtacagaaaaacatgaaaactctTTCCACCAGGATTGATATGTGGCGTTAATCCTACAGCTCACTTCTTAACAGGTAAAAGTTGCCAGAATCTTTACTGAAGCAGGATGACACAGcctgtaaaaatgactgacaaGGCAGATAAATTCACTAAGAAAGAACAGTAATATCTACATTTCCCCAGCTCCCCAGATACGGGTAGtaactacttaagtacatgtACTAAAATACTGATAGTTTTGTACTCTCCTGAGTATTTTCACTTGACAGTACTTCTacttatgtatatttattagtAAATGAATTGactttttactcagttacatgtatgaaatgtgtacatatgtatattttctgcaaattctgTTGGCAACAACATCTGCACTGTTTTGTGACTGGTCATGCCTCTGAATTAGagatttagcattttatttcagaCCGAAAGGATCTAAAAAGAGATGGAAAAAAGGCATAAACTTCAGTTCCTGTACTCATATATACAAGTTCTAAAAGTATGTTTGACCTGGTACATTCATACTTGCACTCAAGTTGTTTTTTGGAAAGgcacttttacttgagtacagGTTTAGCCTAGTCTACCAACCCCTTTCTGCTCCCAAAGTAAAAATAACACCATCCATTTAGTGCTTTAGAGTGCTTTCACAAATTTGTTTGATCCACTGGATGGGCCGTTTGTTTGCATTTCTACAGTGCATATCTGGGTCACAAAGTATAGCCAAAATAAATCCTGTTACTACCCGAAGAAGCTGGCGCTTAGAGGATCAAGCAGGAATCACTACACCATGAAGGCAGTTTGAACTAAATCAATACTGTTCCTATTAACCTGTTTAATATGCACATTGTCCAAACTAGTCATTTTAGGGCTAATTCTGGGGCAGCCGTGGGGCTTTTACAGAACTTCATGGAACTTGCTGGCAGTCGTGAGGAATATTAGGAATGTTTGTCAACTGTGAAGCAAAATTAATTATTTGATGCATTGAGAAACCATATTCTGAAAAGCATTCAGATGCTTTAGACAGCTGCATTAGGAAACTGATTTGTGAAGAAAGCTTGAGAAATCATAGCATACCACCACACCTCAAAAATCAGGAACGTCAAAGCAATCTTCAAAAGCATTCAATGGTGCACCCTTATGCTATGGTTTGGGGCAGAATTGCAACATCTGCAAGTATCATGTTGCGTGAACATAGTCAGAAGTGGGACAGTGTAATTAGTGGCAGGGTCCTTGGTAATGTGCACTGGCATGCACACACATCTTAGCAAAGTGTCTTAAATACAAAGCATACTTTACACATAGTTAATTAGCTTACGTTTTTGACCAAAATGGCTCACAACGCATGGCTGCGGTGAGACGGAATGACAACGCTGACTTTGACCAAATTACTGACATCAACCAACTGCAGGGACAGACCCCGTGGAGGAATGCGAGATGTCTCGGATAGTCGAGCAAACAAATGCTAACATGCCTAAGTGTTGGTGAAAGTTGATGATGCCACATGCCATGAAGTCACTGCAACGGTTGTTGGTTGTAGTTCTGGGACTGCTGAAATTTAGAGTACACCGTTTAGAGTATTGCACATTCATGCACCTCAGAGCATTTTCTaggaagcaaaacaaatcaAGTACTCCAAGGTCCAGCACATGACCGACACTAAAACGTCTTCAATATCCTCAACATTCACACCAGACACTCTTCAAGAAAGCCTGCATCTATGTCGAGACATGGGTGTTCAAAAGGGGGAAATAGTCACTGCACACTCAATTCATTCTTGTGGGATTCATCTTCACACCCAAAAGGTATTGTGGTTAGCTACAGGCTTCAGCAGGCAGGACGCGAGAATGAGAACTTGTCCAAACACATGTTTCAGGGCACTCAAGCCTGTGTTCCTTTCCTACAATTCACTGCACACAGTAGCCAACTTGCTTGTGCCTATTTCAGAGCAGCATTCTGTCAGGAATATGAGTCAGCACTGGTAAGGCAGCCGGCATGTTTTATTACAGATGATCAAAGCTCGCCAATCATCTCGCAACCATCTATTCGCTGCAGCCAAGCCTCGTTTTTTCCAAACTTGGAAAGTGAGGAGAGGCCACACCATTGTATGAAGCAGTCCAGACGTGAACTCGTAATGAAAATGTACATCTGGGGACAACTTGTTAAACATTTGGAGCTGGGTTGCACCACAAACCAGGACCTGCCCTCTCTAAAACCGACCCCCAAATTCCTCTAGTCTGTGCTCTTTGAATGTCTGGAGTTCAAGTGACAACACAAGCAACACAAGCTAGCTAGGGAAATGCTATTTTGAGCCAACAGTTTTTCCTTACTGCATGTAACATGTTCACCATACAAGCAGCATGGATCTACATACTTAGTTGGGGTTTTTTCGGGGGACCTTTGAGCACCATCGCATCCTGCACTGAGCTACGTGTTCATAAGATATTAAACTGGTCTAGAGGTTTCATACTCTAATAAATCTATTCCCACCCACATTTAGTCTAAAATTCCTCATCATTGTCCCCACACATTCTTGTTATGATGGTGTTCTCCAACTCTGGATTCTGTTCtagagatctaccttcctgcagaatCTGGTTTCAacacaatctgccacacctgcttcaGCTAATCTTCTTCTGAAGTCTATGACTGTCTGAATCAGATGCAATAGTGTTACATAAAGAAGAGGCAGCACTTTAGATTCAggctggaactaaactctgcaggaaagtagatctcagGAGGAGGGTTGTTTACAAATATGTCACAAGACCACATCTCACTCCATGTGATAATGTGTAAAGATGCTTCAACTGAAGCAAAAAATGTTATctgcttattgtaaaatgacCTCCATTCCCcagaaaatggcaaaacaacatacaaacaaaccTTTCAAACTGTAAGAAAGAACATGACAAAGACCAGGGGGCTCATTTGTAAAACATTTGTATGGATTAGATGTTAAAACCACCACAAaatcatacatttaaaaaaactaatcTAAGTGAACGTGATGCAAAAATGTTCATAGATCAACCCAAGTTCATGTAATGGAGTTTTTACAAAATACTCATACATGACTACTAGGACctctaaaacatatttacaataaaaatttAAGAAGGTTTTATAAATGAGGCCCTAAGTCTgatccttctttcttttctcccctGTGCTTTTTGACTGACATTGAACTACAACTGTTTTCCTGTCTTACTCAATGAGTCTTTGCAGTTCTACATAGACTCAACTCCAACTTTACTCAATACTGTTAGTTGTTGCCTAAAACCACACCCATAGTTTGGAGCCAGATGTGTGGTCTAATTTTGCTGTTGCTGTATTGTGAAATGCACTGAGAATATCTCTCACACAATGCGTGTCATTGGAATGATTACCACACCCACTGTCATTATTTGTTGGGAGAGATGGAAGGATAGAGGGGGAGAGCCAGGGAGTGGTGGAAGACTATACGACTGAGTGTCAGGGCGGGTCCTCTAGCGATGCCAAGGAGTCCGCCCTGTCACATCACGTTAGGTCGGTCCAAATGGGCCGGGTAGGAGGATTACTGGGAAAACATTGGAGCCCAAAGTCTCCAGGACACGTTGCCGGGTTTGGCAGGCATGTGCGAATGGTGTTACTGTGAAGGAATGTCCACTTGGCAGTGAGGTGCTCTCTGGCCGAGTCAAGAACACCAGGACTGGGAGGGAAATCAAACACACTCTTTTACCGTTAAGAATATATTCAAATGCAGAAAAAACCTACCCTTCCATTCTGCAGCGAGCCTAGAGCTCAACAAGGACAGTCAAATTGAACTCTGATACTGAGGAGAGGGTGAACTGAGCATCTGTCTTTGTGTGATGGCTGCTGGTCGGTCAGGAGAAAGTTAATCTATATGCCCACCCATAGAGTCTGTCTCTGAAacacatcatttacatttatggcatttggcagacgctcttatccagagcattTTGCAATTGCAAattttacaatttgatcatttttttacacaggtaggccaaggtggtgttaggagtcttgccgaaggactcttattggtatggtgtgcttgccctggtggggaattgaaccccagtctgcagcgtgaaaggcaaaggtgttaaccactacactacaccaaccacatcaGTGCAGTAAATGCCACTGATTTCAGCTCGAGCTAGAGGATATATACTTTGCTAGCTTGCCAAAATTTGCCAGCTGTAAAATGGGTATTAAACAGGGACTGATTCCACAGCAGTGGCTACATGAACTGAAAACTAAACTCAAAGTGTGTAGGAAGTCATCTAGAGGAcagttcacaaagcaggatctctccaaaaacaacacaactgaCCAATAAGAATGTCTCGTACCTCTCCTTCAACAGGAATCCAAGCAACTAAGGAATCTGGCTTTGGAAAATACCTCTCAGGAGGGAAGTTTCAAAAACAGCCTTAACAAATCAGTTAACCATGGAAAGTATTAGTCTGAACACTTTCATAAATGATTAATATCATCTCTACCCCACGAATGTGTTTTGTGAAAATGATGTATCCCTAAGTTACTAGAATTTACTGGACTCTTCACATGACCCTGCACATGGGCCCAAATAAAAGGAAAGCAGCTGGTTTATTTAAGCCGtcagagaatgtgctgcaggcaCATCCCCATTGGCAATTACACTTTGTGGAGTGGGAGCTTTTTGTGCTACCATGTTCCTATCCCTGTATAATAGTTGCCCATGGCTTTACTTCTTCTTGGATGCAGTTTTCTTTCCCCTGTCAGAGAGTGTGAGCTCATTTAGAGTTTCTTGTTGAAATTGCTGACAAcctgaataaaaatgaccttCTTAGATCAAATTACTAACAGAGAAGGGTTcataaaatggcaaaaagtaGCCACGTCTTCATCTGCTTTATAGAGTCATGGACATCCTCAGGAGTTGTATCATTACGAGCAGTCAGCAGGGTTCTTCTAGTCAACGATGACTAACTGGAAACAAAGCCAGGTGCAGCCCAAAGGGACTCAAGCATCTTGGCTAAAATGGAAACAAAGTTCAACTTCTGAGGTTAAAGGTCAAACAAGTGAAAACAAAACGCTTTGGCGCGGATCCTTCCGGCTCCTTCTTTGCTTATCACACCTCATAATCAATGAGATTCACACTGGGCTTCCTGATAGTCCAAAACCAAGCGTTTTGCATTTCAAATTCACCTTAGCCAGGACATTTGCCTTGGACGTAAAGCTCCGTGCGGCTGCTGTAAACTGACGTTTGGATGGTCCAGGTGTATGACGAGAGGACGCAGGAGTGTGTATACAGTGTTATCTTGGGTTTTAAAAGGCATGCTGGGTCTTGCCAGCTCAGGGCATGTAAATTCTCACGCGCCCCACAAATGGAGGCTGACTCCAAGTGAAAAGGTGAAACACGAGCACTCTACGCGTTCAAGTGCGTCTCAAAGAACCACAAAGCTCAAATAATCAGCCATCTGGGGCGACCGCAGGGTCAAACTAGTAGGGGTGTTGCTTAGGCATGACACAAATGCAGCGTTACTTCACAAGGTGAGTTAGGTTATCTGCCTACAGTGTTAGTGTATCAGTCACTTTGAGTGCTTTAAACTTGAGAGAAGCATGCGTCAGGCCTCAAACATTGAGTGTGGCCTGCTGGCTGATGGCGATCGATTGTGAGGGCATTTAATTTGGCTTACTAAAAAAGTTACCTAAACCCCATCCTCTCACccaatgagaggaaataaaaagTTAATGTATGTaactaaaatttaaaaataaaattaaaatttcattttaaattaattactcCAGCAAGAGAAAAGACAGTCATACTTTGACACCTACCAAACTTCTTCATCTATATTCTTAGTATCCCGATGACATACAACTGCACTGCCACCATTTTGGTAGGCAACATCAGACTTTTTTGGCAGCACAGTGGCGGTTTGTTATGAGACAACAAGGCCAGAGCCAATAGAATGAtggtaataaaacatttttcaagtaTACTCACTTTAAatccaatttatttatttatttttttacgaAATTCATTCTTAATATAAGGTGCCActgcatttaaggtagaactaaAAGTTC includes these proteins:
- the nck1b gene encoding cytoplasmic protein NCK1 isoform X1; protein product: MTEEVIVIAKFDYMAQQDQELDIKKNERLWLLDDSKSWWRVRNATNKTGFVPSNYVERKNSARKASIVKNLKDTLGIGKVKRKTGMRETASSAEAEFYADNGERLYDLNLPALVKFNYTAEREDELSLVKGTRVIVMEKCSDGWWRGSYSGHSGWFPSNYVTEDADGSASGDMGLSEKLAAVVHSANGNRVLHTVQALYPFSSVNDEELNFEKGEVMDVLEKPENDPEWWKCRKADGQVGLVPKNYVTVLQESQNSANMAGPPTPDCDYIEPSMSGRFAGKEWYYGKVTRHQAEVALNQRGTEGDFLIRDSESSPNDFSISLKAQTKNKHFKVQLKDNLYCIGQRKFGSMEELVEHYKKAPIFTSEQGDKLYLIKALPAS
- the nck1b gene encoding cytoplasmic protein NCK1 isoform X2, yielding MDMANLFKHFFRIGKVKRKTGMRETASSAEAEFYADNGERLYDLNLPALVKFNYTAEREDELSLVKGTRVIVMEKCSDGWWRGSYSGHSGWFPSNYVTEDADGSASGDMGLSEKLAAVVHSANGNRVLHTVQALYPFSSVNDEELNFEKGEVMDVLEKPENDPEWWKCRKADGQVGLVPKNYVTVLQESQNSANMAGPPTPDCDYIEPSMSGRFAGKEWYYGKVTRHQAEVALNQRGTEGDFLIRDSESSPNDFSISLKAQTKNKHFKVQLKDNLYCIGQRKFGSMEELVEHYKKAPIFTSEQGDKLYLIKALPAS